The following are from one region of the Mauremys reevesii isolate NIE-2019 linkage group 2, ASM1616193v1, whole genome shotgun sequence genome:
- the LOC120397248 gene encoding phosphatidylcholine translocator ABCB4-like, whose product MDMQKFGYANWLDIILMLIGLIAAVANGTGLPLIIVVFGEMTNSFVTIGQAVNMSSVNLPAVMNSSSTCPAIPGLDIEAEMTRFACYYAGIGFAVVILSTIQVWTFLTSAARQTARIRQNFFFAILHQEMAWFDTSQIGTLNTRLSEKALFIYAPET is encoded by the exons atggacatgcagaag TTTGGGTATGCCAATTGGCTGGATATCATTTTGATGCTAATAGGTTTGATTGCAGCTGTTGCAAATGGAACAGGGCTGCCACTTATTATCGTTGTCTTTGGAGAGATGACAAACAGCTTTGTGACGATTGGCCAAGCAGTAAATATGTCTTCAG TTAATCTTCCAGCTGTGATGAATAGTAGCTCTACTTGCCCAGCAATTCCAGGTTTGGATATAGAAGCTGAAATGACCAG GTTTGCCTGCTACTATGCGGGTATTGGCTTTGCTGTAGTGATACTGAGCACCATCCAAGTCTGGACATTTCTGACCTCAGCTGCAAGACAGACAGCAAGAATccgacaaaacttttttttcgcCATACTTCACCAGGAGATGGCTTGGTTTGATACCAGCCAGATTGGAACGTTGAACACCCGACTGAGTGAGAAGGCTCTATTTATCTATGCACCAGAAACATGA